The following are from one region of the Isoalcanivorax indicus genome:
- the lptE gene encoding LPS assembly lipoprotein LptE: MRLLLVIAATLLLAACGWQLRGTPQYLALESLTLDGPSYELRRRLELALEESGVAVHGDSERRLAILNERWDRRTVAVDAQGRAAEIELRYGFNWQLRSRNGETRTPSRRINLVRNFNFDAANATAASDEERATRQEMFEDATWQLLRQLDAVSGQLIDHDLLDTNALPNGDRGAAPRPDSTPQAGDAL; encoded by the coding sequence ATGCGCCTGCTGCTGGTGATCGCCGCCACCCTGCTGCTGGCCGCTTGCGGCTGGCAGTTGCGCGGCACGCCGCAATACCTGGCCCTGGAAAGCCTGACGCTGGACGGCCCCAGCTATGAACTGCGTCGGCGGCTCGAGCTGGCGCTGGAAGAAAGCGGTGTGGCCGTGCACGGAGATTCCGAGCGCCGCCTGGCGATTCTCAATGAACGCTGGGACCGGCGAACGGTGGCAGTGGATGCCCAGGGCCGCGCGGCCGAAATCGAACTGCGCTACGGCTTCAACTGGCAACTGCGCTCCCGTAACGGCGAAACCCGGACACCGAGCCGACGTATCAACCTGGTGCGCAATTTCAACTTTGATGCCGCCAACGCCACGGCCGCCAGTGACGAAGAACGCGCCACCCGCCAGGAGATGTTCGAGGATGCCACCTGGCAACTGTTGCGGCAGCTGGATGCCGTCAGCGGCCAGTTGATCGACCATGATCTGCTGGACACCAATGCCCTGCCCAATGGCGACCGGGGCGCGGCCCCGCGCCCGGACAGCACGCCGCAGGCCGGGGACGCGCTCTGA
- a CDS encoding class I SAM-dependent methyltransferase: MSNDSQNSPDTSSISFTALYTGHVWAANGLSAPSFHTRMGSVYYHALAPFEYIGGKIAGGNIRTFLLQRHHLIDHLVTRAIEDEGVTQVLEIACGLSPRGCRFTAKYPQLKYIEADLPGMADRKQKLLAQADALSPLHQAVALNAFTTEGPESLESVIRESFDADKPLLVITEGLVNYFDLESINHFWVRLRAALAANGGGMYLTDNYPLLHDHPFYRTMKVLRGMLGTVSRSRVSFHFGSDAEAQAHFEAQGFAPVTVHNPKDYYDLLPMPRSRGNPFVRVIEGRV, from the coding sequence ATGAGCAACGATTCGCAGAACTCGCCTGATACCTCTTCCATCAGTTTCACAGCGCTGTATACCGGCCATGTCTGGGCCGCCAACGGTTTGTCCGCGCCCAGCTTCCACACGCGCATGGGCAGCGTCTATTACCATGCGCTGGCGCCGTTCGAATATATCGGTGGCAAGATTGCCGGCGGCAATATCCGCACCTTCCTGTTGCAGCGTCATCATCTGATCGATCACCTGGTCACGCGTGCCATCGAGGATGAGGGCGTCACGCAGGTGCTGGAAATTGCCTGCGGGTTGTCGCCGCGCGGTTGCCGTTTCACGGCAAAATATCCGCAGTTGAAATATATCGAGGCTGACCTGCCGGGCATGGCGGATCGCAAGCAGAAGCTGCTGGCGCAGGCGGATGCTCTGAGCCCTTTGCATCAGGCGGTGGCGCTGAATGCGTTTACCACAGAAGGCCCCGAGTCGCTGGAGTCGGTCATCCGTGAATCGTTTGATGCAGACAAGCCATTACTGGTGATCACCGAGGGGCTGGTCAACTACTTCGATCTGGAAAGCATCAACCATTTCTGGGTCCGTTTGCGGGCGGCGCTGGCCGCCAACGGTGGCGGCATGTACCTGACCGACAACTATCCGCTGCTGCACGATCATCCGTTCTATCGCACCATGAAGGTGTTGCGGGGCATGCTGGGTACGGTATCGCGCAGCCGGGTAAGTTTTCATTTTGGCAGCGATGCCGAAGCACAGGCGCATTTTGAAGCGCAGGGGTTTGCGCCGGTGACGGTGCATAACCCGAAGGACTACTACGATCTGTTGCCGATGCCGCGTTCGCGGGGCAATCCGTTTGTGCGGGTCATCGAAGGGCGGGTGTAG
- the holA gene encoding DNA polymerase III subunit delta, which translates to MQLKPEQLKRHLDQALLPVYLVAGDEPFQQGECADLIRRTARGRGYEERHLFSSDTGIDWPGVYSEAQSMSLFGGQRLIEIRFGEKRPDKAASEILVQLCKTPAPDTLLLLTASKLDRRKDMNSQWVKAVTGVGALLEIWPVPAAQLPRWVEGRLRQAGLSATPDALALLCERSEGNLLACAQEIDKLALLFPGATVEPGQIQEAVGNSSRFSPFDLGDAITAGDLPRALRILDTLHTEGVEAPVILWALTRDVRALAAMTAGQDPGRMPPQRIRQLEGLARKLGADSLHRGLAEAALADQTLKGMVPGDPWLHLANLVMRLCGRPLGPV; encoded by the coding sequence ATGCAACTGAAGCCGGAACAGCTCAAACGCCATCTGGATCAGGCGTTGCTGCCGGTTTATCTGGTGGCAGGGGACGAGCCGTTCCAGCAGGGCGAATGCGCTGATCTGATCCGCCGCACCGCCCGTGGTCGAGGCTACGAAGAGCGCCACCTGTTCAGCAGTGACACCGGCATCGACTGGCCCGGTGTCTACAGCGAAGCACAGAGCATGAGCCTGTTTGGTGGCCAACGCCTGATCGAAATCCGCTTTGGCGAAAAACGCCCGGACAAGGCCGCCAGCGAAATCCTGGTGCAATTGTGCAAGACCCCCGCCCCCGACACCCTGCTGCTGCTGACGGCATCGAAGCTGGACCGGCGCAAGGACATGAACAGCCAATGGGTCAAGGCCGTCACCGGTGTCGGGGCGTTGCTGGAAATCTGGCCCGTACCGGCCGCACAGTTGCCGCGCTGGGTCGAGGGCCGCCTGCGCCAGGCTGGCCTGAGCGCCACGCCGGATGCGCTGGCGCTGTTGTGCGAGCGTAGCGAAGGCAACCTGCTGGCCTGCGCCCAGGAAATCGACAAACTGGCGCTGCTGTTTCCCGGCGCCACGGTGGAGCCCGGACAGATACAGGAAGCGGTCGGCAACAGCAGCCGCTTCAGCCCGTTCGATCTGGGCGATGCCATTACCGCCGGCGACCTGCCGCGGGCGCTGCGTATTCTCGACACGCTGCATACCGAAGGCGTCGAAGCGCCGGTGATCCTGTGGGCCCTGACGCGCGATGTCCGCGCGCTCGCCGCCATGACCGCAGGGCAGGACCCGGGCCGCATGCCGCCGCAGCGGATTCGCCAGCTGGAGGGCCTGGCGCGCAAGCTGGGCGCAGACAGTCTGCATCGCGGGCTGGCCGAGGCGGCCCTGGCAGACCAGACCCTGAAAGGGATGGTGCCCGGAGACCCCTGGCTGCACCTGGCCAATCTGGTCATGCGCCTGTGCGGGCGCCCCCTCGGTCCCGTTTAA